In the Sorghum bicolor cultivar BTx623 chromosome 4, Sorghum_bicolor_NCBIv3, whole genome shotgun sequence genome, TAAAACGCAATTGCTACAGACTGCAGGGGCCATTGGAGGTATTGCTGCTTCCCTTGTCCGTGTCCCTACAGAGGTCTGtaattttatattttactaCTCCAGGTAGTATTATACTGCATCCAAATCAGATCTCTTTGCATTCAGGTGGTCAAACAAAGGATGCAAACTGGTCAATTCAAGTCTGCACCTGATGCTGTTCGTCTCATTGTTGCTAAAGAAGGATTTAAAGGACTGTACGCCGTATGTATATTCTGGCATCTTATTTGGTTAACAGTCTCTTAAGGTGTAATATTTTCTCTCTTCAAGAATGAATTATTGTAGATCTGATGTGTAGATTTTATTCCTACTTAAAATATATCTTGCAATATTATCCATTATAACACTGGTTTCTTTTGGTTTATAGGGTTATGGTTCCTTTCTACTTCGAGATCTTCCATTTGATGCCATTCAATTCTGCATTTATGAGCAAATTCGAATTGGCTACAAAGCTGTGGTACTCTTTCATTGCTGACactaatatttttttctcacatCTGTTGAACTACTCATGAACAATCTGTTCAACGCTTCAAACCACTTGCAGTGCTAAAATAAAATTGGGCATTCATAGCAAAATCCTGGATGACTTTTGTTTGGTAGGGTCAAATTTTGTGTTATGATCAGCATTTTGCTATCTCCTGAAGGCATCAGCAGATGTGATTTGGCATGCTACTGTTTTCACCAAAATCTGTTCACACTATTTCTAGGACTTCTATGACTTGATTGATGGTTCATATTATTTAGCCTTCACTAAATAGCTTGGTGTAACCAATGTCTAACATAAACTGCAACTTGAACTTTCCACAATTCTTATCATAATTTTTCCACGATTCATTATCCAGGCGAGAAGGGAGTTGAATGATCCAGAGAATGCACTTATTGGTGCTTTTGCTGGTATAACCAAATTGTCACCCTAATCTTTTGGAACTATCACCTTGCTTCCTCAGTATCTAACTGTCCTCTCATGGGTTATCTCCTTTTCCTGACAAATCACTTCCATCTACTATGTACTTTGCCTTTTTGCTAGGTGCCATCACTGGAGCTATAACAACTCCCCTTGATGTCATGAAGACAAGACTGATGGTTCAGGTGAATACTTGCATGAAGACTTTCCACACAAATCTCCTTCTGCATTACTGACTGTGTCCATATCAATTGTAATTGCAGGGACAAGGGAACCAATACACTGGAATTGTAAACTGTGCTCAGACAATCCTCAGGGAGGAAGGCCCTAAGGCATTCTTGAAGGTAAAACACCAATCGTGTGATCAGCTTCGGTACTCTTAAAATGGAAAACAAACACTAGACTACGTCATGTGAACTGAAAGCTTTTTATGGTCTTTAAATTCTTAAGCTTTTTAGATTCCCTTCCCcattagataagttttcaatCGTGACTTGCGGTTACAGTTTGCTTTAAACTATGTTTTGGGAATTTGAGCCTTTtgcccaagcatatggtacacagAACAATACAAGGATCTGCATTCTCTTGCATCGGCCCTCTCTTGTGTTGTAGATGGCCCAGATATTGTCATCATTTGTCCagctgcctttttttttttcagttcTCATGTCTAAAGCTACACTGTGTTCTGAAATTCGTATTCATGTTCTCTGACTATCGTTGGTGCAGCGGAGCACTAGGCTGATATATTTCTGTTGACACATGGCAGGGCATTGAGCCGCGAGTGCTGTGGATTGGCATCGGCGGGTCCATCTTCTTTGGTGTGCTGGAGAAAACCAAGTCGATGCTAGCCGAGAGGAGGAACCGCGAGCTACGGGCCGTCAAGGACGAATGAGTGAAGATCATTTTTTTAACGTTGAATTCCTATCATGTGAAACTAGATAAACAAAATACACCAGGGCCTTCTCGTACTCCAGGGCGTTCACGTTATCACGTACACGTCGAACTTGACCAATAAGCCCACGGCTCCATGCCGTTAGCCTCAGCGCCCTCAACAACCAGCGACTACTGCCGGGTCCGGCGCCCTCTGCCGGTCGCCTGAGTCCTGACTTCTGCAGACACCGCCTGTCGCCTGACCTCGAGCGATACCAGGAAATTAACTGGATTGCCCGTTTCCGTCAGGTGATTTATAGATATGGCTACGCTATGTTACACGGCAGTTCAGTAGAGCCCGTTTGTCACCGCGTGCATCTACGTGAGCTTTGAAATTATAAGAGAGAATACACGAGTTTTATCTAGATAATACTCATCACTCAACACTCATACTGTTTCTACTCATTGAAAACCAAACGTACGTCTTACATGATTTGGAAACCTGGCACTCACTGTTTACATTGGGAGTTATTTGTCTCATCTAATCTACACGCGTTGAAAGTACCGAAACCGAAGGAAACTCCAATATAAATATTGCGTTTCATAACACTATGCAACATCTAAATGCTATGGCAAAGCCTCTAAAACCACAAAATATTTTTGGACCCGGTTTATTTCATCACTCTAAAACGTCTTTAATAACTGATGCGGCAGTCatgaaaacagtatgaaaatgaGAGTGGCCATTGCCAAATGTCCTAAATCTTTGGGGTTCTTGACAGTATATTTTTACTTTTTCCCCCTCCCCTAACCCCGAGGAAGAAGAGGTCCGGCCATAGGTGTCCATGGAGGTCTAAGTAAATTGTGGGTGTGGTTCCTGATCGCTGAGTGCGGCAAATTATTGGTTTGCTGGATCAGCCTTTGCCTTTGAGATGTGGAGCGTAATACTGGGGCGTCGGCTGTCTCACATGGATGTCGCTGTTATCTCTAATGGATACGATTGTACTAGTGAATCGCGCCGGGTAAATTGTACTAGCTGTAGAGTTGACAGGAGAGGAAACACGTCACGGGATCTTGGTTACCTTTGGGCACTGAACAAACAAGTAGTCGATGATGTGCAGACGTTGGCAACAAGACACATAGTATTGTGTATGATGTGCCACTGAACAAACAAAAGCCGCTGATGTGCCGATGATGCCATGTCACGGCTAGTAAATATAGTATGATGTAAATTAAGGACCAAGCTTAGGGCTGTAAATATgttactatggccttgtttacttccaaaaaaatttgcaaaataggaatagtagcactttcgtttgtatttgacaaatattgtccaattatggactaattagactcaaaagattcgtctcgtcaattccgaccaaactgtgcatttagtttttattttcatctatatttaatactttatgcatacatctaaagattcgatgtgacggggagtctggaaaattttgtaaaatttttaggaactaaacaaggccatatagaGTCATGGATCATCCAAAGTTGACAGGACTGTTGACATCCTCCCTCTGATCCACTGACAGTTTGACACAAAGGTTGCCATGCAGGCAGCAATAATAATAACCCTTCGCGTCCACGACAAGTTTACTCAAAAGGTGGATTGTGCAGCAACGCAATGAGGACTTCGGTCGCTGCCATTTTAGGTCCCTGATAAAGCTTGCATCTGGACTAGAGAAACCTTTTGCACGATTCAATATTCATATCCCTCTCCATATGCTAGTAGCTGGCATTATTGCTAGATTCAGATCGCCGAATCCACTTTCAAACAAAGAAAGGCGAAGCTGAGATGAGACCAACTGATTAACTGAACTGTTTGTAGTCGGAAACTGAAGATAACTGAAGTTTGCTCTCGCCTCTCGATCGTCTCCACCCGCCTAGCTTGGCCGCGGCGGAACGCGCTATAAAAAGCCGCGCCGCGCGATCGCGAGCTCTGGCTCCTGTGCCGTGCAAGTGCAACCCCCGCGGTCGTCGATCGGCGTCGCTGCCAAGGCAGCTGATACCGTACCCCGGTGATGATGGCTCGGGGAAGTGGTAGTGCGATCGGCGGCAGTGTCGTCCTCGCGTTGGCGGCGCTCCTGATGGTCGGCCTCTTCGTGGCGACGAGCGCCCCGGTcgccgaggcggcggcggcgtcgtacATGGTCGGCGACTACGGTGGGTGGAAGTTCAACGTCGACAGGTGGGCCAAGGGGAGGACCTTCCGCGCCGGCGACGTGCTCGGTACGTATACATGCATATCGACAGGCTGTTCCTCCGTGCATATTGCTTCTGCGCGTGTGTGCCTGCCCTTACGCGTGGCGTACGTGCCGGCGGCTTGTGTTGTGCGCGCACGCGCATGCAGTGTTCAACTACAACCGTGCGGTGCACGACGTGGCGGTCGTGAACGCGGCGGCGTACCGGAGCTGCGCGGTGCCCAAGGGCGCCAAGGTGCTGCGGAGCGGGCGCGACAAGGTGAGGCTCGGCAGAGGCACGCACTACTTCGCCTGCACCGTGCGGGGACACTGTCAGGCCGGAATGAAGATCGCCGTCAGGGCCGTGTAGTAGGGGATGGGGATCGATGGGCTGGGCCGTTGGCCATGTGTCCAACAATCTTCGAGAGTCCAGATCGATCTGCTGCCTGATGAAAAATCAACTGCTTGTTAATTTGTGTTGTCGTGTGTATGTTCAGGGCCCGCTAGCTTGTGTTATGTACAACTAATGTGGCTTTTGTGACCTCGGGTTGGTCGTGAGCTGTGACAGATCTACCGCTATTTTCTCCTTAACGCCACATGTTGTGTCTTCCCCCCAACTCCGACGATGGTGTTTTTTCTAAGGGTAAACCcagctttttttttatatataaagttATAAGAGGGGAACAAAGTTCCATCCCATGCTGGGGATTCCAGCTTACAAAAAGGCGCGGAAACTACAACAATAGAAAGAGCTTACACACCAACACATGACCAGCACAACGTCACCAACACAAGCTGAAGTGCTAAACCAGCTAAAACAAAAGAACACAAAAGACTAAAACCTATAGCACCCTCTCCACCTCTAGATCTTCAATTTTCTTCCAAAAACCtgcagccagctctccattcttgTAATTTTGTCATCCAAATATCGGGCATCCTGTTCTCTAAGAAGAATGCGCCACTTCTGCAAGCACACAAAAAATTTATGGGaaacttcattagagtttctAGGAAAAGTCTTCTCAATCCCCATCTATTTCTAACAGACTATAATCCCCTATAAAACTATCGCAAACATAAAGAGTTTAGTATGATAGTCACTACCCCCCATAGGAATATAGTTCTCAAAACATCTTGCATACTACTAGGAGTTCTATCCTAACCTAGAAGCCTCTTTAAAGCAGAACCAAATGACTTAATCAATATGAcagttgaagaaaatatgatctcCAGTTTCCTCCACCCCGCACAAGCAGCAGTTTTTGCTACCCTTCCACTACTCTTCTTCAAGTTAACCCCAGTTTGAATCCTATTCTGAATTGCCATCCACATAGCACTCCTTCAAGTCAACCCCAGTTTGATCCTATTCTAAATTGCCATCCTTGATCTTGTTTGGTAGCTTACTTTTCCACAACTTCATTATTAGTAAGACCCCTAAAAGACAATCTTCTATGCATCGATCTCGTGGTATATTTTATAGATTTATCTAGCACCCAAATAAATTTATCCACCTCATCATTTAACTTGTAATCTTCCGATCTATTCATAAGTATTTCCCATTCTCTCATGTCTCTGTCCCCAAAGCTCTCCTAAAAAAACATTCTAGCCGTCACCCTCCCAACAACTACTAGCTAAGAAGTCTTTATCATAGCAAATAGTGTAAAGAGAAGGAATGGTATATTTAGATGTATCTCTCCCATCCAAATGTCTTCCCAAAATCTAGTCTTCTTTCCATTGCTGACCTTTACCTTACAACACCATTTCAAGAGTTCTGATCTGGTTCTTAGAATACCTTTCTAGAATTTTGACCCGTTCTTCCCATAACAACTCCAACGATGTTAGGGTTCAAGTTTCACTCAATGGAGGGTGGCAATACGGATTGGCACAAGAACGCACCTCCTTCCAAAATTGGAAACAAATCTTCCTATATGTCACTTATTTTTAATTTGCCCAATATGAATCAATTTGTTACGAAAGCTCCCATGGTATTTTAGTATGGTTCAATTTCCTCTTCGGTCTCATGTTGTTGCTTTAAAGTTTTTATTTATTGGTGCAACACCTCTACATGGTACTCCAATCTGCATACACTTGACACATTTGATCTTTCATTTTTTTCGATCTGTATCATTGGCTACTAATTTCTTCTAGAATATATTCTTAAAATCCACCGGATAGAACATACTTTAAAAGTATTTTTGAATACAAATCAACACATAGAATTTGTATGTTTTCAAACTAAATAATATAATAGTTATTGGGGTTTGTAGGTTTTAAGGTTTGAACAAATCTTTTTGACACAAGGTAGTATCTAGTAACACACTATATTATGGTTGGGTTATTTGTATtacctattttttatttttatttttgtaattTCACTATCATTGTTAGCCATTTCATCGTTGTATTTCCATCCTTAATCTACATATCTACTACGCATGTGATGGTAGCAACAAAACTAATTATAGGAGGAAAAGTCAAAATCAATGCAACGTATGTGAGAGTTTATGTATTTTCCCCTTCCACATGTCCAAATTGCTAATAAACTATTTTCTTATCTCGGCTTTTCATGATATATTACCGGAAATACTTGGGGCTGGGGCAGGACGTACAAGGGCTTAACAGTTAACACATGTCACATACACAAAGCATCGCTCCCTTGTAACCACCAAACCGGTTTGAGGCTCAAGTGTCAACGACTTGCTGCTACGAGGGCCAATGGACGAAATCCAGCGAGGCGCACCTCAGATTTTTGAGATAGGGATGAAGCCAATCACAACCCCGCGTCCCGCCACGTGGCTGATCATCCAATGGAGTGGACGCAGAGCAACGGGCACGCAGGAAAAAGGAGGCTCATTCTACAGTCTACACCGTACCGAGCTCCTCCGCGTCGTAGGCGTAGCAAAATCAGCAAGGCAAAAACGAAGCAGAGGCCAGGGACGCGCCAGCGCGAGCGATAAGGCACACTGCCATGGCCGCCACCACGGCGTACTCCACCGCGCTTCTCGGCGGGGCGCGCCTCCCCTCTGCAAGAGGAGCCGCCGCACCGCCCTCCTCCCTCGGCCTCCTCCCGCTGCGGTCTCCGCTCCCTCTCCGGCTCCAAGTCCAAGATTCTGCGCCGCCGAGGCTGTCGCTGCTCCGGGTGAAGGCCTCCTCCGATGACTCCTCGGCCGCCAGTGGGGACGAGCTCATCGCCGACTTGAAAGCCAAGGTACGCACGCCGTACGTAGCTCGAAATGAAAGGTGGGAGATGCTGTACGTACGAGTCGATCGCCGACTTGCATTGGAATGGTGTGAACCGCATGGATCAAAAAACTGTCGTGACCGTGCGTGATGTGTACTCGTAACAGTGGGACGCCGTCGAGAACAAGAGCACTGTCCTCACCTACGCCGGCGGCGCCGTCGTCGCTCTCTGGCTGACGTCCGTCATCGTCGGCGCCATCAACTCCGTGCCTCTGGTACGTCCTCCCCTCTCCTCCGATCCCCCCGTGGTTGTATGCTCTTGTCCTTCCTGTTTGTTTAGATTCAGCTGCCAGCTGATGACTGGCCAGCAGCTAGCCTGATACAGTAAGTTCATGCTTGGTTTCTGCAGCTCCCCAAGATCATGGAGCTAGTCGGGCTCGGCTACACCGGATGGTTCGTCTACCGCTACCTTCTCTTCAAGGTACGAGCGCGATGCGGTTCAACAGTAGCAGTGAACCATGCATCTCTGAATTTGGAACATGCAAATTAGCCTGCACTGGTAGCGGCATCAAGTAGTACTACGTAGCACTGAAAATGCTGTTGGATTAATTAACATTTCGGCATCTATCTATTCACTTGATTGCAGGAAAGCAGGAAAGAGCTCGCCGACGACATCGAGTCACTCAAGAAAAAGATTGCTGGTTCAGAGTAAAATGTTGTTCTCTTGAATTTTTTTGGACGATTCTTTCGAGAACACGCGTTGTTGCCTCCTGTCTAGACTCCAGAGTGCTACTTGTCTTTGCACTTTGAATACCGTATGTATGTACTTGTGTCCCAGTAGCGAGGTTTGTACGATGATGGAGAATAACACTGGACACCCCTCGGGGAATGTTTTCTTAAATGAATTGGGTatccagatttttttttttccatcACTTCATTTTGCAATCCGTATATGCCTCTCACGACTTGACACCCAATTCCTAATCCTTGTGACTGTGATTTTCTTAACAGGCCGAGGATTGCCAGCGTAGCTGGACAAGGTAATGGTTGCTAGCAGGCCGAGGTGTTTGCTAGCTTAGCTCTCCTCTTCCGAGAGAATTAGCATTTGGACTCGGCCGAGGTGTTTGCAAGCAAGCACGGAGAAGTCGTAATCCTTGATGATGGTGTTTGCTAGCTTAGCTCTCCTCTTCCGGCTTCTCCGTGCTTTTCCCTCCCTGGCTAAATCACTGCTGCCACAGTGGTTACAGGCTTGAAATTGACAACATCAATAGCAATTTGCTTTGATGATATACCTATTTATTCGTTATATATCCTGCTCGACGATGATATTCTGAGTTCAAAATGCAGTAGCGTATGCATTTACTCGTGTGTAATTTCAAACTCCTTTCGTCTTAATGAAACACGGGTGGCAGCCCTGTTCGCGAAAAAAAATTTACTCGTGTGGTTGTGTCAGTTCATTAGCTCCAACAGTGCGTTTTTAAAGTCCTAAAAATGTACTTTTGATCTTAATAGACCTATAAGCAATATATAGGGGCATAATTTAATGGGCCGCCAATGCATTTAGCTCTAACATTATGCTGCATGGTTGTTATATCATCGTGGAGTATAGCAGGTTGCTTGGTTTAGGTGTACTCCAACAGAAATTTCTCCTTGCTCTCTGAGAACTTGTAAAGAAAATATTAGAAAGTTGGGATTTGGGGATAGGATGTTCTGGTGGATTATTGCAGTAGCGGCATCTCACAGGATCGTCGCTTGGAATGCCTCGATGGATTGTAGCTCCCAGTTTCCAGTAGGCGGTAGTGGGGGACTGATCAGGTTTATTGTATCCCAAAGGTCAATTGGTCAAGTAGCAAATCACCGCATCATATATAGGCAGTGTTGTTTGGATTCTTTATCCCTCCTATGTATTTTGTTACCaggtttatttatttttactaAGCAGTACGTttttgtttcatgtatgtgcacGCCTATTTGTTTGATGAAATGTCTTGCTAATGCAACTACTGGATGCACTATTACATTTATTTCAAAAAATAGTAGGCCACTGATGAACATAACAATAATTTTGTTTGGGATTTATATGGAGTGTCATATGCTCAATGAATAGTCCCTACTCCGATAAATGCCTGAAGTGCTCTAGCTATGGCACTATAATACTCTGCTAATATCCTCGCCCAGGGGCGGGCCCAGGCCTAGGGCCAGTAGGGCCATGGCCCTAGTCGTGGCTCAAAAAATTTAAGAGCAACTCTTTAGATTTGGCCCAAAATAGAAGCCCATGAAAGAAAACAACTAGCACACACAGGAGAGAACTCATATCCTCACTCACCCGACGCCGCCGCACGCTCGCATGCCCGCAGGCCGCAGCTTCGCTCGCTCCGCCCGTAGCCGGGGCCCTGCTCTCTCGGCGGCGGCGCCTTCGCCTCCCTCCTCTCTCGGCGCCTCCCTCCTCGCGGTCGCAGCCAGGGCGTGGCCATGGCCTGTGGGCGCCTGCAGCAGCGCAGGCAGGCAGACGCAGCGTAGCCGAGCAGGCTCCCTGGCGCCAGCTCGCGGCTGCGGCGGCCGGTCGGCCACCAAAGGCGCAGCGCGCAAGTAGGCAGCGCCGCAGGGGCCACGAGGCAGGGCCGTAGGGACGCAGCGCAGGGGCCACGGCCATGGGGCAGGGGCGCAGGGCGTGGCCTAGCCGGCTGCCCAGCTGACCCCCTCGGCAGTGATTGAGTGAAGGTAGTTCTTTAATATTTTAGTAGTtcagtagttttttttttctcttgatTTTTCAGTAGTGATTGAGCGAATGCAATAAATCTTCACTAGACAATAGGTATTTATTTTTCAATGTTCATTGATATTTCTTAGCTATTATCGtattattaattatatagttcaaGTTTATCTGAATTTGCAAActttgcttgagaatttttattttctgtgctatacatgtgtatatatatggtcCTATAAACTATACTATAGATtgtagtttttggattttgaccacTAGGATTTGGCCCTAGTCTTGGTCGAATCCTGGGTCCGCCACTGTCCTCGCCAATTTCTCCAACTCTCGAGGTGAGGTTCAAACTTATAATAACTATTAAGAATTTTTGCCTATAGAACTAAAATCATAGTGACTTTGCTTATGTGTTGCATTGTACAATACAACCCCGTTTAtgtaaaaaattcgtctcatcaattccgaccaaactgtgtaattaatttttattttcgtttatatttaatacttcatgcatacgtctaaagattcgatgtggcgaagaatctaaaaaattttacaaattttttggaactaaacaaggccatatatgatcttttctttttccaCTAACCTCATATCGAACTGTGCATATGGCGGCTATAAATATCTTGAGACAGGAAGGTAGGAGTGCAAGTGAGTAATTGAGTAATTGACACTTGGCGTATCCTTCGACATGTCACTATCATACCACTACGCGCAGAAAATTCGAAAATCAGGTACTACAAGTTCTAGAACTTTCGAGGTTCCCAGGCCACTCGTAATATCTCAACTTAGTTTAGTCGTAACGGGATGATACGACACTACCATatgagcaaaagaaaaaaaaatctaaaatcaGGTACTACAAGTTCTAGAACGTTCGAGGTtccctgaccactggtaataaTATCGCAGCTTAGTTTAGTCGTAACGAGGAGGGGCCAGCATATAAAAAGCCGGGGCCTGATTGGACCGAGTACTGTCGTCCCACGCTGCACTCCCGACACCTGTTCCGTTTAAAATCGGGGCGTCGACGTGGCCGCGTGCACAGCCACAAACCCTCCGCCGCCGCAATTAACAATTCGCTAATCCGCTCGGCGCAGCGCAAACCCCCCTCTAATCGCCCGCTAAACCGCTCCCTCCCTCCGCTAAAAAGGCCAATCCCGCTGCATCCCCTCGCTTTTCATATCCCCCACTTGGGGCTTGGGGTTGTTCTAGACTCGCCGATACGATCCTTCTAGACACTTCGACGCGCCCGTTATAAAGGCCGGCGCCACATCCGGGGCGACGGCACATCAGCACCCGCTCACAGGTCACAGCCCCTTGCTCATTGGATGAATGGATGGGGGGCCGGCGGACGGAAATCGCGAGAGGATGCGAAGGTACGGAGAAGTTTCTAGACGCCACTAGTTTCTTCTATTGCCTGTGACTGAGATCTGTTAGAAGGATTTCGatgtcattttttttttctgttcagACGTCGTGTGTGATGTTATGTTGAGCGGTGAGCGCGGCGGGGGTGCACCGGTGGTAGATCCGCCGTTTGGCTCTGCTGTTGTGGTTATTGCTGGATTTCACATATAGGTTCGGGAGAAGGATGTTAGTGTTAACTGTGTCTTTGTTTGAACGTGTCGTTTGGCTGATTAGTCATGGCTAAAAGTattgttcgttgatttatttTGAGAAAAAACACTATTAAATAACTGACAGATTcgat is a window encoding:
- the LOC110434911 gene encoding protein CURVATURE THYLAKOID 1A, chloroplastic-like isoform X2; protein product: MAATTAYSTALLGGARLPSARGAAAPPSSLGLLPLRSPLPLRLQVQDSAPPRLSLLRVKASSDDSSAASGDELIADLKAKWDAVENKSTVLTYAGGAVVALWLTSVIVGAINSVPLLPKIMELVGLGYTGWFVYRYLLFKESRKELADDIESLKKKIAGSE
- the LOC8071064 gene encoding S-adenosylmethionine carrier 1, chloroplastic/mitochondrial; the encoded protein is MGEGGEEKSFNFLQVLLEGSIAGGTAGVVVETALYPIDTIKTRLQAARGGSRIEWKGLYSGLAGNLAGVLPASAIFVGVYEPTKRKLLETLPENLSAVAHFTAGAIGGIAASLVRVPTEVVKQRMQTGQFKSAPDAVRLIVAKEGFKGLYAGYGSFLLRDLPFDAIQFCIYEQIRIGYKAVARRELNDPENALIGAFAGAITGAITTPLDVMKTRLMVQGQGNQYTGIVNCAQTILREEGPKAFLKGIEPRVLWIGIGGSIFFGVLEKTKSMLAERRNRELRAVKDE
- the LOC110434912 gene encoding uncharacterized protein LOC110434912; the encoded protein is MAVAPALRPYGPASWPLRRCLLARCAFGGRPAAAAASWRQGACSATLRLPACAAAGAHRPWPRPGCDREEGGAERGGRRRRRRRESRAPATGGASEAAACGHASVRRRRKWRILLREQDARYLDDKITRMESWLQVFGRKLKI
- the LOC8077691 gene encoding basic blue protein, yielding MMARGSGSAIGGSVVLALAALLMVGLFVATSAPVAEAAAASYMVGDYGGWKFNVDRWAKGRTFRAGDVLVFNYNRAVHDVAVVNAAAYRSCAVPKGAKVLRSGRDKVRLGRGTHYFACTVRGHCQAGMKIAVRAV
- the LOC110434911 gene encoding protein CURVATURE THYLAKOID 1A, chloroplastic-like isoform X1, with the protein product MAATTAYSTALLGGARLPSARGAAAPPSSLGLLPLRSPLPLRLQVQDSAPPRLSLLRVKASSDDSSAASGDELIADLKAKWDAVENKSTVLTYAGGAVVALWLTSVIVGAINSVPLLPKIMELVGLGYTGWFVYRYLLFKESRKELADDIESLKKKIAGSEPRIASVAGQGNGC